A region from the Geobacter benzoatilyticus genome encodes:
- a CDS encoding putative DNA modification/repair radical SAM protein, whose translation MPKLTLAEKLEILADGAKYDVSCASSGSSRRNKGGIGNGAQCGICHSWTADGRCVSLLKILLTNACIYDCAYCVNRRSNDTRRVILTPAEVAELTIGFYRRNAIEGLFLSTGVVKDPDHTMELLIEATRILREEHRFNGYIHVKVVPGADLLLVERLGRLADRVSVNMELPSRESLKLLAPDKSREAIVAPMKRVGELIVQTKEERKVSRKIPPFAPAGQSTQLIIGASGESDLQIVSLAAGLYGRLAMKRVYYSAFIPVNIDSRLPSVIGTPPLVREHRLYQADWLMRYYGFAAGELLDEERPNLDLTLDPKAGWALRNLHIFPLEVNRAPLELLLRVPGIGVRSAQRIAGARRGGHLSLDDLARLGVVMKRARYFVTARGRFAADLAPDAAGLRARLTERTTPRPRWNQPSLFDAAAAIDIQSTITGEL comes from the coding sequence ATGCCCAAACTCACCCTCGCGGAAAAACTCGAAATACTCGCCGACGGAGCCAAGTACGACGTCTCCTGCGCCTCCAGCGGCAGCTCCCGCCGCAACAAGGGGGGCATCGGCAACGGCGCCCAGTGCGGCATCTGCCATAGCTGGACCGCCGACGGCCGCTGCGTGTCGCTCCTCAAAATCCTCCTGACCAACGCCTGCATCTACGACTGCGCCTACTGCGTGAACCGCCGCTCCAACGACACCCGCCGGGTGATCCTCACCCCCGCCGAGGTGGCGGAGCTCACCATCGGCTTCTACCGCCGCAACGCCATCGAGGGGCTCTTTCTCTCCACCGGGGTTGTGAAGGACCCGGACCACACCATGGAGCTTCTCATTGAGGCAACCCGCATCCTGCGGGAAGAGCACCGCTTCAACGGCTATATCCACGTGAAAGTGGTCCCCGGCGCCGATCTCCTGCTGGTAGAGCGGCTGGGGCGCCTGGCGGACCGGGTGAGCGTCAACATGGAGCTTCCCAGCCGGGAGAGCCTGAAGCTTCTGGCCCCGGACAAATCGCGGGAGGCCATCGTCGCGCCCATGAAACGAGTAGGTGAACTTATCGTTCAAACAAAGGAAGAGCGGAAGGTCTCCCGGAAGATCCCCCCCTTCGCCCCGGCGGGGCAGAGCACCCAGCTCATCATCGGTGCCAGCGGGGAAAGCGATTTGCAAATCGTATCGCTTGCCGCCGGACTCTACGGGCGCCTCGCCATGAAGCGGGTCTACTACTCGGCCTTCATCCCGGTTAACATCGACTCCCGCCTCCCCTCCGTCATCGGCACCCCGCCCCTGGTGCGGGAGCACCGCCTCTACCAAGCCGACTGGCTCATGCGCTACTACGGCTTCGCCGCCGGAGAACTCCTGGACGAGGAGCGCCCCAACCTGGACCTTACCCTCGACCCCAAGGCTGGATGGGCCCTGCGGAACCTCCACATCTTCCCTCTGGAGGTGAACCGGGCCCCCCTGGAACTCCTCCTGAGGGTGCCGGGGATCGGGGTCCGGTCGGCTCAGCGGATCGCCGGGGCCCGGAGGGGCGGGCATCTCTCCCTGGATGACCTGGCGCGGCTCGGGGTAGTCATGAAGCGGGCCAGGTATTTCGTCACCGCCAGGGGGCGGTTCGCAGCCGACCTTGCACCGGACGCCGCCGGGCTCCGGGCTCGGCTCACGGAACGGACCACACCCCGCCCCCGGTGGAACCAGCCATCCCTCTTCGACGCCGCAGCAGCAATCGACATCCAATCCACCATCACGGGGGAGCTGTGA
- a CDS encoding AEC family transporter: MANIALLVVCFLAGMVLRRTGRFPENTPAALNGFIIHVSLPAVALLHIHNLRLDLSLLYTVSMAWLLFGAGFLFFRTAGRLASLPRETVGALMLVGGLGNTSFVGLPMIEAYYGKEFLGIGLIADQLGSFLVLSTLGILTATIYSSGDVSGRQIARKILYFPPFQALVLALLLKPVPFHPIAVTVLQKVGDTLTPLALASVGFQLQLSHMRGELKPLSLGLLYKLALGPALITLLFVGVMGGSGTVMQVTLFEAAMAPMISAGIIAVDHRLNPPLVALMVGIGIPLSFLTLPVWWWLLRGV, encoded by the coding sequence ATGGCCAACATCGCCCTTCTCGTGGTCTGTTTTCTGGCGGGTATGGTCCTCCGCCGCACCGGGCGCTTCCCCGAGAATACCCCTGCGGCCCTTAACGGCTTCATTATCCACGTTTCGCTTCCAGCTGTGGCGCTGCTGCACATACACAACCTCCGCCTCGACCTCTCACTCCTCTACACGGTCTCCATGGCGTGGCTCCTATTCGGCGCGGGGTTCCTCTTCTTCCGCACCGCGGGGCGGCTGGCATCGCTTCCCAGGGAGACCGTGGGGGCGCTCATGCTCGTGGGGGGGCTCGGCAACACCTCCTTCGTGGGGCTTCCCATGATAGAGGCCTACTACGGCAAGGAATTCCTGGGCATCGGTCTCATCGCCGATCAGCTGGGTTCGTTCCTGGTCCTATCCACCCTCGGCATCCTGACCGCCACAATCTATTCGTCCGGGGATGTCTCCGGCCGCCAGATCGCCCGAAAGATCCTCTATTTCCCCCCCTTCCAGGCCCTGGTACTGGCCCTCCTCCTGAAACCGGTACCGTTCCACCCTATTGCTGTAACGGTACTCCAGAAGGTAGGCGATACCCTGACCCCTCTGGCCCTGGCCTCCGTTGGGTTCCAACTGCAGCTCTCCCACATGCGGGGGGAGTTGAAGCCACTCTCTCTGGGGCTCCTCTACAAGCTGGCCCTGGGACCGGCCCTCATCACCCTCCTCTTTGTGGGAGTCATGGGGGGAAGCGGCACGGTCATGCAGGTGACCCTCTTCGAAGCGGCCATGGCCCCCATGATCTCCGCCGGGATCATCGCCGTGGACCACCGCCTCAACCCGCCCCTGGTGGCCCTAATGGTGGGGATCGGCATCCCCCTCTCCTTTCTGACGTTGCCGGTCTGGTGGTGGCTGTTGCGCGGCGTGTAG
- the hypF gene encoding carbamoyltransferase HypF, which produces MIDAKRMRITIEGIVQGVGFRPFLFRLAERNGITGWVKNTTAGVVAEAEGDASLLAAFVAAIEGGAPPLAVIASLATEDIPPAGDAAFTILGSEGSAGTVRVAPDGDVCPDCLRELFDPADRRYRYPFITCTNCGPRYSLITAAPYDRPNTTMASFPLCDACRAEYEDPGDRRFHAQPVACPDCGPRLRLVDSGDRELAGDPVETAAALLAQGKIVAVKGIGGYHLAVDALNDAAVRELRRRKCRDEKPFAVIAPDLEAVRSFAIPDAVEERLLAGPEHPIVLLRKRPGNGISPLVAPAGGYFGTMLPYTPLHHLLLRGRFTALVMTSGNLSDEPIAYRDAEARERLAAIADCFLVHDREIHTRTDDSVIRVFRGNPLFLRRSRGYVPREVRLPVELPAVLAVGAELKGTICLARGDRAVMSQHIGDLKNAATLASLAETTAHLQGLLEITPAIVAHDLHPDYLSTSFAEGLGGGLRRVPVQHHHAHVASCMAENGLDGQVIGVIFDGTGYGTDGTIWGGEFLVGGYGGYRRAGHLRQVPLPGGDAAVKEPFRMALSYLYDAFGAGLFDLPLPWLGDIGEPERLLYLRMLERRINSPLTSSCGRLFDAVAALTGVRGKVSYEGQAAMELEALAEQSDTAAVYPYILVRRDETVEIDFRLMIRALAEDVTAGRPKAEMARACHSTIAAAVADVCSHIRSRCGLNRVVLSGGVFQNKLLTEGVCQSLLEKDFLVHTHRLLPPNDGGLALGQAVVAGYAPRKGE; this is translated from the coding sequence ATGATCGACGCCAAGCGCATGAGAATAACCATCGAGGGTATTGTCCAGGGGGTCGGGTTTCGTCCCTTCCTCTTCCGCCTTGCGGAGCGCAACGGCATCACCGGATGGGTAAAAAACACCACGGCGGGAGTGGTGGCCGAGGCGGAAGGAGATGCTTCGCTTCTTGCCGCCTTTGTTGCCGCCATCGAGGGGGGGGCGCCCCCCCTGGCGGTCATTGCCTCTCTTGCCACGGAGGATATCCCCCCTGCGGGGGATGCGGCATTCACCATCCTCGGCAGCGAAGGGTCCGCAGGGACGGTGCGGGTAGCACCTGACGGCGATGTTTGCCCCGACTGTCTCCGGGAGCTATTCGACCCAGCTGACCGCCGCTACCGCTACCCCTTCATCACCTGCACCAACTGCGGCCCCCGCTATTCCCTCATCACCGCCGCCCCCTATGACCGTCCCAACACCACCATGGCATCCTTTCCCCTCTGCGATGCCTGCCGGGCCGAGTACGAGGACCCCGGAGACCGCCGCTTTCACGCCCAGCCCGTGGCATGCCCCGACTGCGGCCCCCGGCTGCGGCTTGTGGACTCCGGCGACCGCGAGCTGGCGGGGGATCCGGTGGAAACGGCCGCCGCCCTCCTGGCCCAGGGGAAGATTGTCGCCGTGAAGGGGATTGGCGGCTACCATCTGGCGGTGGACGCCCTGAACGATGCCGCGGTACGGGAGTTGCGCCGCCGAAAATGCCGGGACGAGAAGCCCTTTGCCGTCATTGCCCCCGATCTGGAGGCGGTGCGGAGCTTTGCCATCCCCGATGCCGTGGAGGAGCGGCTCCTGGCAGGCCCAGAGCACCCCATCGTGCTCCTGCGCAAGCGGCCCGGCAACGGCATTTCTCCCCTGGTGGCACCCGCCGGCGGCTACTTCGGGACAATGCTCCCCTATACGCCGCTCCATCATCTGCTGTTGCGGGGGAGGTTCACGGCCCTCGTCATGACGAGCGGCAATCTCTCCGACGAGCCCATCGCCTACCGGGACGCGGAGGCCCGGGAGCGGCTCGCGGCAATAGCCGATTGTTTTCTGGTTCACGACCGGGAGATCCATACCCGTACCGATGATTCGGTCATCCGGGTCTTCCGGGGGAACCCCCTGTTCCTGCGCCGCTCCAGGGGGTACGTGCCGCGGGAGGTGCGCCTTCCCGTGGAGCTTCCGGCCGTCCTCGCCGTGGGGGCGGAACTCAAGGGGACCATCTGCCTCGCCCGTGGCGACCGGGCTGTCATGAGCCAGCACATCGGCGACCTTAAAAATGCCGCTACCCTGGCTTCCCTGGCGGAGACCACGGCACACCTTCAGGGGCTCCTGGAGATAACCCCGGCCATCGTTGCCCACGATCTCCACCCCGACTATCTCTCCACCTCCTTTGCCGAGGGGCTCGGAGGGGGGCTTCGCCGGGTGCCGGTGCAGCACCACCATGCCCATGTGGCCTCCTGCATGGCTGAGAACGGCCTCGACGGCCAGGTGATCGGCGTCATTTTCGACGGCACCGGATACGGGACGGACGGCACCATCTGGGGGGGGGAGTTTCTCGTGGGGGGGTACGGGGGATACCGGCGTGCCGGCCATCTCCGGCAGGTTCCCCTTCCAGGCGGAGACGCGGCGGTCAAGGAACCCTTCCGCATGGCGCTGTCGTACCTTTACGATGCCTTTGGCGCCGGGCTTTTCGATCTCCCCCTCCCATGGCTCGGAGATATCGGTGAGCCGGAGCGCTTGCTGTATCTCCGGATGTTGGAGCGGCGGATCAATTCTCCCCTCACCTCCAGCTGCGGCCGGCTTTTCGACGCCGTGGCCGCCCTCACGGGGGTGCGGGGTAAGGTCAGCTACGAGGGGCAGGCGGCCATGGAGTTGGAGGCCCTGGCAGAGCAGAGCGATACGGCTGCGGTGTATCCCTATATCCTTGTCCGCCGGGACGAAACGGTCGAGATCGATTTCCGGTTGATGATCCGGGCGCTGGCGGAGGATGTGACCGCCGGGCGGCCGAAGGCGGAGATGGCACGTGCCTGCCATTCCACAATTGCCGCGGCGGTGGCGGATGTTTGCAGCCATATCCGCTCCCGTTGCGGACTGAACCGCGTGGTTCTGTCCGGGGGTGTTTTCCAGAACAAGCTCTTGACCGAAGGGGTTTGCCAATCACTGCTGGAGAAGGATTTTCTCGTACATACCCATCGCCTCCTCCCTCCCAATGACGGGGGACTGGCTCTAGGGCAGGCGGTCGTCGCCGGATACGCACCACGAAAAGGAGAGTAG
- a CDS encoding TIGR03915 family putative DNA repair protein — MILRYDGTFAGFLTSVSLARERGLEPEAIADREPEQQGLFATVETVATSRDRADELYRLIRHTLTPGAMQTFRYAFQSCEPGREILLFRYLQLGLATGAQFGAMLAHEAVIPVWKLARAVGREAHRYKGLVRFQHLEGDIWYAAMEPDHCILPLIAPHFAARFADQRWIIHDRRRGEAVAFDPRHQKWAATPLELTATLPCTAGEEFFRELWQRYFDRLAIAERRNPKLQRQNLPLKHRRHLPEFEQ; from the coding sequence GTGATCCTGCGTTATGACGGCACCTTTGCGGGCTTTCTCACCAGCGTCTCCCTGGCCCGGGAGCGGGGGTTGGAACCCGAAGCGATTGCCGACCGGGAGCCGGAGCAGCAGGGGCTCTTCGCCACCGTAGAAACGGTGGCAACCAGCCGCGACCGGGCCGACGAGCTCTACCGGCTCATCCGCCACACCCTCACTCCCGGCGCCATGCAGACCTTCCGCTACGCTTTCCAATCCTGCGAGCCCGGCCGGGAAATCCTCCTCTTCCGCTACCTCCAACTGGGTCTGGCTACGGGAGCGCAGTTTGGCGCCATGCTGGCCCACGAGGCGGTCATTCCCGTCTGGAAACTGGCCCGGGCCGTGGGACGGGAGGCCCACCGCTACAAGGGGCTCGTCCGCTTCCAGCACCTGGAGGGTGATATCTGGTACGCCGCCATGGAGCCGGATCACTGCATCCTCCCCCTCATAGCCCCCCACTTCGCGGCCCGGTTCGCCGACCAGCGCTGGATCATCCACGACCGGCGGCGGGGAGAGGCAGTCGCCTTCGATCCGCGCCACCAAAAGTGGGCCGCGACCCCCCTGGAGCTGACCGCCACTCTCCCCTGCACCGCCGGCGAGGAATTCTTCCGGGAACTCTGGCAACGCTACTTCGACCGCCTCGCCATCGCGGAGCGCCGCAATCCGAAGCTCCAGCGGCAGAACCTCCCCCTCAAGCACCGGCGGCACCTGCCGGAGTTCGAGCAATGA
- a CDS encoding DUF2288 domain-containing protein, with the protein MKPTKEELALQVDVAEWNWLRAHLERGGLIVVDREIDIAEVAERIARDDTETVGAWIETGKLSKPNDEQVATWDANAGTSFSTLIISPYVLIKEQ; encoded by the coding sequence GTGAAACCTACGAAGGAAGAACTGGCGCTTCAGGTGGACGTGGCGGAGTGGAACTGGCTGCGGGCACACCTTGAGCGGGGCGGATTGATTGTCGTTGACCGGGAGATTGACATTGCCGAGGTAGCCGAACGGATCGCCCGGGACGATACCGAAACCGTGGGCGCCTGGATCGAGACCGGCAAGCTGTCCAAGCCAAACGATGAGCAGGTCGCCACCTGGGACGCCAACGCCGGAACCAGCTTCTCCACTCTCATCATCAGCCCCTATGTTCTCATAAAGGAGCAGTGA
- the hypB gene encoding hydrogenase nickel incorporation protein HypB, with amino-acid sequence MCTTCGCEPKPHDHHHHGHQHTHQHDHHHGEAKEVRRIAVETDILGRNNRFAADNRALFAARGIFVLNLVSSPGSGKTTTLERTLKDLGGRYRCAVIEGDQQTDNDARRIAATGAPVKQINTGAGCHLDAHMVAHAVEEFDLDNLDLLLVENVGNLVCPASFDLGEHHKVVVLSVTEGEDKPLKYPNMFHAADVMLLNKVDLIPYVDFDVEKCKEMARRVSPNITIFEISSRTGQGMDAWYAWLATQIAAVRG; translated from the coding sequence ATGTGCACCACATGCGGCTGCGAGCCAAAACCCCATGATCACCACCATCACGGTCATCAACATACCCATCAGCATGATCACCACCATGGAGAAGCGAAGGAGGTGCGTAGGATCGCGGTGGAAACCGATATCCTTGGCCGGAACAACCGTTTTGCCGCGGACAACCGGGCGCTGTTCGCCGCCAGGGGGATTTTCGTGCTCAACCTGGTGAGTTCTCCGGGTTCCGGCAAGACCACCACCCTGGAGCGGACTCTGAAGGACCTGGGGGGGCGGTACCGCTGTGCCGTCATCGAGGGGGACCAGCAGACCGACAACGACGCCCGGCGCATTGCCGCCACCGGTGCACCGGTAAAACAGATCAACACCGGCGCCGGCTGCCATCTCGATGCCCACATGGTGGCCCATGCCGTCGAAGAGTTTGACCTGGACAATCTGGACCTTCTCCTGGTGGAGAACGTGGGGAACCTGGTTTGCCCCGCCTCCTTCGACCTGGGGGAGCACCACAAGGTGGTGGTGTTGTCGGTCACCGAGGGGGAGGACAAGCCCCTCAAGTATCCGAACATGTTCCATGCCGCCGACGTGATGCTCCTTAACAAGGTGGATCTCATCCCCTACGTGGACTTCGACGTGGAGAAGTGCAAAGAGATGGCCCGCCGGGTGAGCCCGAACATTACCATCTTCGAGATTTCCAGCCGCACCGGCCAGGGGATGGACGCCTGGTACGCCTGGCTGGCCACGCAAATAGCCGCAGTGAGGGGGTAG
- a CDS encoding DUF1847 domain-containing protein, which translates to MADAPKPPSCASCSAVWQKSGTTNCWSSPENRPGRPANCPSKTAPEIIDESFAQYRGDSDDARLARMAAKVEGLCYQKMPGSDAVVARWTRVEDTIALAKLMGWEKIGIATCIGLLEETKQLAAILEAQGLEAASVCCKSGSIDKLELGLEESDKVRPGTFEPACNPIAQAEILNRCGTQMNIIVGLCVGHDMLFTKYSKAPVTTLVCKDRVTGHNPAAVLYGQNFYFKRLQKIPVVVPEE; encoded by the coding sequence ATGGCCGATGCCCCAAAGCCGCCCTCCTGCGCCTCCTGCAGCGCCGTTTGGCAGAAGAGCGGCACCACCAACTGCTGGAGCAGCCCCGAAAATCGCCCCGGCCGCCCGGCCAACTGCCCGTCGAAGACCGCCCCCGAAATCATCGACGAGAGCTTTGCCCAATACCGGGGCGACAGCGACGATGCCCGCCTTGCCCGCATGGCGGCGAAAGTGGAGGGACTCTGCTACCAGAAGATGCCCGGCAGCGACGCCGTGGTGGCCCGCTGGACGCGAGTTGAGGACACCATCGCCCTGGCGAAGCTCATGGGATGGGAAAAGATAGGAATCGCCACCTGCATCGGCCTCTTGGAGGAAACGAAACAACTCGCCGCCATCCTGGAGGCCCAGGGGCTGGAAGCGGCCAGCGTCTGCTGCAAATCGGGGAGCATCGACAAGCTGGAACTGGGGTTGGAGGAAAGCGACAAGGTCCGCCCCGGCACCTTCGAGCCGGCCTGCAACCCCATCGCCCAGGCGGAGATCCTGAACCGCTGCGGCACCCAGATGAACATCATCGTCGGCCTCTGCGTGGGGCACGACATGCTCTTCACCAAGTACTCGAAAGCACCGGTCACGACGCTGGTCTGCAAGGACCGGGTCACGGGCCACAACCCCGCCGCGGTCCTCTACGGGCAGAATTTCTACTTCAAGCGTTTGCAGAAAATACCGGTGGTGGTTCCGGAAGAATAA
- the pyk gene encoding pyruvate kinase: MDKSARKTKIIATLGPVSSSPEMMGKLMEAGADLFRLNFSHGTNDQRRETIAVIRRLSAAKGKEIGILADLQGPKIRTGRMEDGSIPLQKGDILDITTDEVKGTSSLISTIYKALPTDVKPGSRILMDDGLIELRVQSIEGNRVRCIVVEGGTLKDLKGINLPGVHVSAPSLSEKDLRDLDFCLAEGVDYIALSFVRTAADVEDLKRILFERGVHIPVVAKIEKPEALRNFKSILKAADAVMVARGDLGVEISAEKVPLFQKKIIRACNEAGKPVITATQMLESMINHPRPTRAETSDVANAILDGTDAVMLSGETASGQFPLEAVRTMVKVALDVERYAQMEDAPRLRRHGAAIAEAVAEAACRAAVTVNARAIAVMTQSGSTAALISKFRPPLPIIAFTQSLETRRRLSLYWGVKPFAIGPMTGTDEQISAVESTLLSGGYRKGDIIVVTMGVPVEARGSTNLMKVHKLGTGKFFEIF; this comes from the coding sequence ATGGACAAATCAGCACGCAAGACAAAAATAATAGCCACCCTCGGGCCGGTCAGTTCATCGCCTGAAATGATGGGGAAACTGATGGAGGCGGGGGCCGACCTCTTCCGGCTCAACTTCTCCCACGGCACCAACGACCAGCGGCGGGAAACCATTGCCGTCATCCGCCGCCTTTCCGCGGCCAAAGGGAAGGAAATCGGCATCCTGGCCGACCTCCAGGGGCCCAAAATAAGGACCGGACGCATGGAGGATGGGTCAATTCCGCTCCAGAAGGGTGACATCCTCGACATCACCACCGACGAGGTAAAAGGAACCTCCTCCCTCATATCCACCATCTACAAGGCACTCCCGACGGACGTTAAGCCCGGTTCCCGCATTCTCATGGATGACGGTCTCATCGAGTTGCGGGTCCAGTCCATCGAAGGCAACCGCGTCCGCTGCATCGTGGTTGAGGGGGGGACTCTCAAGGACCTGAAAGGGATCAATCTCCCCGGCGTCCATGTTTCGGCCCCCTCCCTCTCGGAGAAGGACCTGCGCGACCTGGATTTCTGCCTGGCAGAAGGAGTCGATTACATCGCCCTATCCTTTGTCCGGACCGCCGCTGACGTGGAGGATCTTAAACGGATTCTCTTCGAGAGGGGCGTTCATATCCCCGTGGTGGCCAAGATCGAGAAACCCGAGGCCCTGCGCAATTTCAAGAGCATCCTCAAGGCGGCCGACGCGGTCATGGTGGCCAGGGGCGACCTGGGAGTGGAGATCAGCGCCGAGAAGGTTCCCCTCTTCCAGAAAAAAATCATCCGCGCCTGCAACGAAGCAGGCAAACCGGTAATAACCGCTACCCAGATGCTGGAATCCATGATCAACCACCCCCGCCCCACCCGGGCCGAGACCTCCGACGTGGCCAACGCCATTCTGGACGGCACCGATGCGGTTATGCTTTCGGGTGAAACCGCCTCGGGGCAGTTCCCCCTGGAGGCGGTTCGCACCATGGTTAAGGTGGCCCTCGACGTGGAACGCTATGCCCAGATGGAAGACGCCCCCCGCCTCCGCAGGCACGGGGCGGCCATTGCCGAAGCGGTGGCCGAAGCTGCCTGCCGCGCCGCAGTCACCGTGAACGCACGGGCTATTGCGGTCATGACCCAGTCGGGGAGCACTGCGGCCCTCATCTCCAAGTTCCGGCCGCCGCTTCCCATCATCGCCTTCACCCAGTCCCTGGAGACCAGGCGGCGCCTCTCCCTCTACTGGGGGGTGAAACCCTTCGCCATCGGCCCCATGACCGGTACCGACGAACAGATCTCCGCCGTGGAGTCGACCCTCCTCTCGGGGGGGTACCGCAAGGGCGATATCATCGTCGTCACCATGGGGGTACCGGTGGAAGCCAGGGGCTCCACAAACCTCATGAAGGTCCACAAGCTGGGGACCGGGAAGTTTTTCGAGATTTTTTAA
- a CDS encoding cytochrome C, producing MRTVPLLLVAISACMTTGCTMLMSWKSIPPPGGCDQCHSVPISTNWQVAYKAPILTDERERPYFQTEGYTMPRPDKPASSLDIRKVEELPCFECHKSPTPAHKGRIGKFHH from the coding sequence ATGCGCACAGTCCCCCTTCTTCTCGTCGCCATTTCCGCCTGCATGACCACCGGTTGCACCATGCTCATGTCCTGGAAGAGCATTCCGCCGCCGGGCGGCTGCGACCAGTGCCACTCGGTCCCCATAAGCACCAACTGGCAGGTGGCCTACAAGGCGCCAATCCTCACCGACGAGCGGGAACGTCCCTACTTCCAGACCGAGGGGTATACCATGCCCCGGCCCGACAAGCCGGCATCGTCCCTCGATATCCGGAAGGTTGAAGAGCTCCCCTGTTTCGAATGCCACAAATCCCCGACGCCGGCTCACAAGGGGAGAATAGGCAAATTCCACCACTGA
- a CDS encoding tRNA-dihydrouridine synthase, translated as MRKVFDETKISHLPLRNRLVRSATWEGMCREDGHPTEKLAAYYGTLARGGVGLIITGYAFVRPDGKQLPGQLGAHEDSFAPEARLLTEAVHREGGKICLQLVHCGGQTTTRAAGSQPVAPSAVKIDQYPEIPRELPEAEIAELVASFAASAIRAREWGFDAVQLHAAHGYLINQFLSPLTNRRNDSYGGTLENRSRFLLEICRAVRAAVGKDFPLMVKLNGSDNLHGGLDLEEAVLVARMLDEEGIDSIEVSGGTPASGGQTPVRQGIETREQEAYNLPLAYRIKQVVTCPVMVVGGFRTLELVEGVIRRDEADFVSISRPLIREPNLPRRWEEGDESRARCISCNGCFKPGMKDGGIYCVVDKVERESREFSL; from the coding sequence ATGCGCAAAGTGTTCGACGAAACGAAAATAAGCCACCTGCCCCTCCGCAACCGTTTGGTCCGTTCTGCCACCTGGGAAGGAATGTGCCGGGAAGACGGGCACCCCACGGAGAAGCTGGCGGCCTACTACGGCACCCTGGCAAGGGGAGGCGTTGGACTCATCATAACCGGTTATGCCTTTGTCCGCCCCGACGGGAAGCAGCTGCCGGGCCAGCTGGGGGCCCACGAGGACTCCTTTGCCCCCGAAGCGCGGCTTTTGACCGAAGCGGTCCACAGGGAAGGGGGCAAGATCTGCCTCCAGCTGGTCCACTGCGGCGGCCAGACCACCACCAGGGCGGCCGGTTCCCAGCCCGTGGCCCCCTCCGCCGTAAAAATCGACCAGTACCCGGAAATCCCCAGGGAACTCCCTGAAGCTGAAATTGCAGAACTGGTCGCCTCCTTTGCCGCCAGCGCCATCCGCGCCCGGGAGTGGGGGTTCGACGCGGTCCAGCTCCACGCCGCCCACGGCTACCTAATTAACCAGTTCCTCTCCCCCCTCACCAACCGCCGCAATGACAGCTACGGCGGGACCCTGGAAAACCGGAGCCGTTTCCTCCTGGAAATATGCCGGGCCGTCCGTGCCGCCGTAGGCAAGGATTTCCCCCTCATGGTGAAGCTGAACGGCTCCGACAATCTTCACGGGGGGCTCGACCTGGAAGAGGCGGTCCTGGTTGCCAGGATGCTGGACGAAGAAGGAATCGACTCCATCGAGGTTTCCGGCGGAACCCCCGCCTCCGGAGGCCAGACTCCGGTCCGCCAGGGGATAGAGACCCGGGAGCAGGAGGCCTACAATCTTCCCCTCGCCTACCGGATCAAACAGGTTGTGACCTGCCCCGTCATGGTAGTGGGCGGCTTCCGCACCTTGGAACTTGTGGAAGGGGTGATCCGCCGGGACGAAGCCGACTTCGTCTCAATTTCCCGGCCCCTTATTCGCGAGCCCAACCTTCCCCGGCGCTGGGAAGAGGGGGATGAAAGCCGGGCTCGCTGCATCTCCTGCAACGGCTGTTTCAAACCGGGGATGAAGGATGGGGGAATCTACTGCGTGGTGGACAAGGTAGAGCGGGAAAGCCGGGAGTTCTCACTCTGA